From a region of the Leptolyngbya sp. FACHB-261 genome:
- a CDS encoding calcium-binding protein produces the protein MAVINGTSGSDNLIGMSENDSIFGFEGNDRLDGSFGDDTLYGGGGNDLVLGYDGNDLLIGQWGNDELKGELGEDVLYGGNGDDILDGGRDNDRLYGGAGSDTLYGYDGNDQVYGGDGNDVVRGESGWDKLYGEAGDDTLYGGTGRDSLTGGSGNDVLVGVYGAADNPGKNELDTLTGGSGRDRFVLGSRDKVFYDDREFLSPGRSDYAVLTDFFEDEDFIQLKGDRGDYVLRNSPISVGSSDQDLAIYLRQGFPEPNQLIAVVQDVSDLNLNDSYFKFV, from the coding sequence ATGGCAGTGATTAACGGTACATCTGGTAGCGACAACCTCATTGGAATGTCGGAGAATGATTCAATTTTTGGCTTTGAAGGCAACGACCGACTAGATGGTTCGTTTGGTGATGACACCCTCTACGGTGGCGGTGGCAACGATTTAGTTTTGGGTTACGACGGCAATGATCTTTTGATCGGCCAATGGGGCAATGATGAGCTCAAAGGTGAGCTTGGTGAGGATGTCCTCTACGGTGGCAACGGCGATGACATCTTGGATGGCGGCCGTGACAATGACCGCCTCTATGGTGGCGCGGGCTCCGACACTCTGTACGGTTATGACGGTAATGACCAGGTGTATGGCGGCGATGGCAACGATGTTGTGAGAGGCGAATCCGGTTGGGATAAGCTTTACGGCGAGGCTGGCGACGATACCCTATACGGAGGAACTGGCCGTGATAGCCTGACGGGTGGCTCCGGCAACGATGTCTTGGTGGGTGTCTACGGTGCCGCCGATAATCCTGGCAAAAATGAACTTGATACGCTAACTGGTGGCAGTGGCCGAGACCGATTTGTGCTGGGTAGCAGAGATAAAGTCTTCTACGATGACCGGGAGTTTCTATCTCCTGGCCGGAGTGACTATGCCGTGCTGACTGATTTCTTTGAAGACGAAGATTTCATTCAGCTCAAAGGCGACCGAGGCGACTATGTTCTGAGGAATTCGCCGATTTCTGTCGGTTCTTCTGATCAAGATCTAGCCATCTATCTTCGCCAGGGTTTCCCAGAACCTAATCAACTAATTGCGGTTGTTCAGGATGTTTCTGACCTGAACTTGAATGATAGTTACTTCAAGTTTGTTTAG
- the mdh gene encoding malate dehydrogenase, which translates to MSLHITPPQVECKTPLVAIIGSGNVGSALAQRVAEKNLADVVLLDIAAGRPQGIALDLMEARGVERHDRKITGSMDYADIAGADAVVITAGRPRTPGMSRDDLLRVNAEIVSGAARQVIAHAPDAVLIVVTNPLDVMTHLAWKASGLPAQRVIGMAGILDSARFQTFIAMELGVSSVDVSAIVLGGHGDLMVPLPRYSTVNGIPITDLMDAATIERLVERTRNGGAEIVELLQTGGAFYAPASSTYVMLESILLNRSRIVPAAAYLAGQYGLHDLFIGVPVRLSCRGVESILELVLTDQERLALQQSAQSIQKSLSQLAALTS; encoded by the coding sequence TTGTCTCTGCACATCACGCCTCCTCAAGTTGAATGCAAAACGCCCCTGGTTGCGATCATCGGCTCTGGCAATGTGGGCAGTGCCTTGGCGCAACGGGTCGCTGAGAAGAACCTGGCGGATGTCGTGCTGCTGGACATTGCGGCAGGACGGCCCCAAGGCATTGCTTTGGACTTAATGGAAGCTCGGGGCGTTGAGCGCCATGACCGCAAGATTACCGGTTCGATGGACTACGCAGACATTGCTGGGGCTGATGCCGTGGTGATCACTGCTGGGCGACCGCGCACCCCAGGCATGAGCCGGGATGACTTGCTGCGGGTTAATGCCGAGATTGTGTCCGGTGCGGCGCGTCAGGTCATTGCTCATGCTCCTGATGCGGTACTAATTGTCGTCACCAACCCCTTAGATGTGATGACCCACTTGGCCTGGAAGGCGAGCGGTTTGCCAGCTCAACGGGTCATCGGGATGGCAGGCATCCTCGATTCAGCTCGCTTCCAGACCTTTATTGCCATGGAACTGGGGGTTTCAAGCGTTGATGTCAGCGCTATTGTGCTGGGGGGGCACGGCGATCTGATGGTGCCTCTGCCGCGCTACTCGACCGTGAACGGCATCCCGATTACCGACTTGATGGATGCAGCCACGATTGAGCGTTTGGTTGAGCGCACGCGCAACGGGGGTGCGGAAATCGTAGAACTGCTGCAAACGGGAGGAGCGTTCTATGCGCCCGCCTCCTCGACCTATGTGATGCTCGAATCTATCCTGCTCAACCGCAGCCGAATTGTGCCAGCCGCGGCCTATCTCGCTGGTCAGTATGGTCTGCACGACTTATTTATCGGGGTGCCAGTGCGTCTCAGCTGTCGGGGCGTCGAGTCGATTCTGGAGCTGGTTTTGACGGACCAGGAGCGTTTAGCCTTACAACAATCGGCGCAGTCTATTCAGAAGAGTCTGTCTCAACTGGCTGCGCTGACTTCCTGA
- a CDS encoding RNA-binding protein, with protein sequence MTIYVGNLSYQATEDDIREVFSEYGKVNRVTLPMDRETGRMRGFAFVEMAKDSEEDTAITELDGAEWMNRQIKVNKARPREEGGSGGGREGRSGGFSERSRY encoded by the coding sequence ATGACAATTTACGTTGGTAACCTGTCCTACCAAGCCACGGAAGACGACATCCGTGAAGTGTTCTCCGAATACGGTAAGGTCAATCGTGTAACCCTGCCTATGGACCGTGAAACTGGTCGCATGCGCGGCTTCGCCTTTGTCGAAATGGCTAAGGATTCAGAAGAAGACACAGCAATCACTGAACTAGACGGCGCTGAGTGGATGAACCGCCAGATCAAGGTCAACAAGGCCCGTCCTCGTGAAGAAGGCGGCAGTGGCGGCGGACGTGAGGGCCGCAGTGGTGGTTTCTCAGAGCGTAGCCGTTACTAA
- a CDS encoding DUF1350 family protein — MTSQITPAWRDFAGCSVLMPPEPIAVIHFLGGAFVAAAPHLTYSWLLERLASSGYAVIATPFINTLDHKSIAGEVLRSFERTCARLTLIDLPVYGLGHSMGCKLHLLIGSLFPVERAGNILVSYNNFSARNAIPLVDQLPPPLAFEFDPSPRRTNLIIEQRYRVRRNLLVRFTNDTLDQSQILAQQLESLFPAKLTTSVTLDGSHLTALGNHQLWQNAFGQVGQVFTPFDAVGQWFKQEVTREIRQLEGVVLRWLTQAA, encoded by the coding sequence ATGACTTCACAAATCACACCGGCCTGGCGAGACTTCGCAGGTTGCTCGGTTCTGATGCCACCGGAGCCGATTGCAGTCATCCATTTTCTGGGCGGGGCCTTTGTCGCAGCCGCTCCCCACCTGACCTACAGTTGGCTGTTGGAGCGCTTGGCCAGCTCTGGCTATGCCGTCATTGCCACACCCTTTATCAATACCCTCGACCACAAGAGCATTGCCGGCGAGGTCTTACGCAGTTTTGAGCGGACCTGTGCTCGGCTAACGCTGATCGACCTGCCAGTTTATGGCCTCGGACACAGCATGGGCTGTAAGTTGCATTTGCTAATCGGCAGTCTGTTTCCAGTCGAGCGCGCTGGTAACATCCTGGTTTCCTACAACAACTTCAGCGCCCGCAACGCGATTCCGCTGGTTGATCAGTTACCGCCACCGCTGGCCTTTGAGTTCGACCCCTCGCCTCGCCGCACTAATTTGATCATTGAGCAGCGCTATCGGGTACGGCGCAACTTGTTGGTTCGCTTCACTAATGACACTCTGGACCAGAGTCAGATTCTGGCTCAGCAGTTAGAGTCTCTATTTCCTGCCAAGCTAACCACCAGCGTGACCCTAGATGGCAGCCACCTCACTGCTTTGGGCAATCACCAGCTCTGGCAAAATGCCTTTGGTCAGGTGGGTCAGGTCTTCACACCTTTCGATGCGGTAGGCCAGTGGTTTAAGCAAGAAGTCACCCGGGAGATCCGTCAGCTTGAGGGTGTCGTGCTACGCTGGCTAACTCAAGCGGCATAA
- the mazG gene encoding nucleoside triphosphate pyrophosphohydrolase, with amino-acid sequence MKQLAELIEIVARLRAPDGCPWDRAQTPLSLTPYVVEEAYEVVDAIQQGDPEAIADELGDLLLQVVLQAQIASEMGQFNLDTVAEKICAKLIRRHPHVFGTVSVSSPEEVQRNWQQIKAAEKGESEADRNALSRKLDRYARTMPPLLAALKISVKAAEAGFEWDDMGGVWAKFEEELQEFREALTEGDLDHMQAELGDLLFTVVNLARWSKLDPSDALQGTNRRFVQRLQLMEQVAERPLEEYTLAELEGFWQQAKARLRHGSEGKGSEARNSEDRDSEDKAAERKTDPT; translated from the coding sequence ATGAAGCAACTGGCAGAGCTGATCGAAATTGTGGCTAGGCTACGCGCTCCTGACGGTTGTCCCTGGGATCGCGCCCAAACGCCGCTAAGCCTGACCCCCTATGTGGTTGAAGAAGCCTACGAAGTAGTTGATGCCATCCAGCAAGGTGATCCTGAGGCCATCGCTGATGAATTGGGCGACCTGCTGCTGCAAGTCGTCTTGCAGGCTCAAATCGCTAGTGAAATGGGCCAGTTCAACCTGGATACTGTCGCTGAAAAAATCTGCGCCAAGCTGATCCGGCGGCATCCTCATGTCTTTGGCACCGTCTCTGTGAGCAGCCCCGAAGAGGTGCAACGCAATTGGCAGCAGATTAAGGCCGCCGAGAAAGGCGAGTCCGAAGCTGACCGCAATGCCCTCAGTCGCAAGCTCGACCGCTATGCCCGCACAATGCCACCGCTGTTAGCTGCCTTGAAAATTTCAGTCAAAGCGGCGGAAGCAGGCTTCGAATGGGACGACATGGGCGGGGTGTGGGCCAAGTTCGAGGAAGAGCTGCAAGAGTTCCGCGAAGCGCTGACTGAGGGCGACCTAGACCACATGCAGGCCGAGCTAGGCGACTTGCTGTTTACTGTGGTTAACTTGGCCCGCTGGTCCAAGCTCGACCCTAGTGATGCATTACAAGGCACCAATCGCCGCTTTGTGCAGCGCCTCCAGCTCATGGAGCAGGTGGCTGAGCGCCCACTGGAAGAGTATACGCTTGCCGAACTTGAAGGCTTTTGGCAGCAGGCCAAAGCTCGCTTGCGCCACGGCTCTGAAGGGAAGGGCTCCGAAGCTAGGAATTCTGAGGACAGGGATTCTGAAGACAAAGCCGCTGAGCGCAAGACCGACCCAACCTAG
- a CDS encoding glycosyltransferase family 4 protein, giving the protein MKILVLAWEYPPRIVGGIARHVAELYPELVAQGHEIHLITVEFGAAPHYEVVDGVKVHRVPVAYSHDFFHWVVNMNESMGNHGGKLMLEDGPFDLIHAHDWLVADAAIALKHSFKLPLIATIHATEYGRYNGIRTDTQHYINSKEERLVYEAWRLIVCSHYMRDELGRAFHCPWEKVDVIYNGIRPEKKKHQDFDRWAFRRRFAEDHEKIVYYVGRMAYEKGVHQIVNAAAKVAWEMGGQVKFVIIGGGNTDSLKRQAGSLGLWDKFYFTGFMSDQDLDRFQTIADCAVFPSLYEPFGIVALESFAAHVPVVVSDTGGFPEVVQHTKTGIVTWTNNADSLAWGILEVLKNPGYAQWLTDNAAEDLERRFKWSKIAQQTETVYARVAYERATSNW; this is encoded by the coding sequence ATGAAGATTCTGGTCCTCGCTTGGGAGTACCCGCCTCGGATCGTTGGCGGCATTGCTCGTCATGTTGCAGAGCTGTACCCAGAGCTGGTGGCGCAGGGCCACGAGATCCACTTGATCACGGTCGAATTCGGCGCAGCTCCCCATTATGAAGTGGTGGATGGAGTGAAGGTTCATCGGGTGCCGGTGGCCTATAGCCACGATTTCTTCCATTGGGTCGTCAACATGAACGAGAGCATGGGCAACCACGGCGGCAAGCTGATGCTCGAAGACGGCCCCTTCGATCTCATTCACGCCCATGATTGGCTAGTGGCCGATGCGGCGATTGCCCTTAAACACAGTTTCAAGCTGCCACTGATCGCCACGATCCACGCCACCGAATATGGTCGCTACAACGGTATCCGCACCGATACACAGCACTACATCAACAGCAAAGAAGAGCGGTTGGTCTATGAAGCTTGGCGGCTGATTGTCTGCAGCCATTACATGCGCGATGAGCTGGGCCGAGCCTTCCATTGCCCCTGGGAAAAAGTGGACGTGATCTACAACGGCATTCGACCTGAGAAGAAGAAGCATCAGGACTTTGACCGTTGGGCTTTCCGTCGTCGTTTCGCTGAGGACCACGAAAAAATCGTGTACTACGTGGGCCGCATGGCCTACGAGAAAGGCGTCCACCAAATCGTCAATGCAGCTGCCAAAGTTGCCTGGGAAATGGGAGGACAGGTCAAGTTCGTGATTATTGGCGGCGGCAACACCGACTCTTTGAAGCGGCAGGCAGGGAGTTTGGGTCTGTGGGACAAGTTCTATTTCACAGGCTTCATGTCCGATCAGGATCTAGACCGATTCCAGACCATTGCCGATTGCGCCGTATTCCCTAGCCTGTACGAGCCCTTTGGCATTGTGGCTTTAGAAAGCTTTGCGGCCCATGTGCCAGTCGTAGTCTCAGATACGGGCGGCTTCCCTGAGGTGGTGCAACACACTAAAACGGGCATCGTCACCTGGACCAATAATGCCGACTCCCTAGCCTGGGGCATTCTGGAAGTGCTCAAAAATCCTGGCTATGCACAGTGGCTAACTGACAACGCAGCCGAAGATTTAGAGCGCCGCTTTAAATGGTCCAAGATTGCGCAGCAGACCGAAACCGTCTACGCCCGAGTTGCCTACGAACGCGCGACCTCTAACTGGTAG
- a CDS encoding Hfq-related RNA-binding protein, translating into MPTELETNLPSIRQLQALIKESQEVEIKLSTNDLIVGRVRWQDPYCICVNDQYDQPTIIWRQAIVFLKYKPI; encoded by the coding sequence GTGCCTACTGAACTTGAGACTAATCTGCCCAGTATCCGTCAGCTCCAAGCCCTGATCAAAGAAAGTCAGGAAGTTGAGATCAAGTTATCCACTAATGACCTGATTGTCGGTCGGGTGCGCTGGCAAGATCCCTATTGCATTTGTGTGAATGATCAATACGACCAACCAACGATCATCTGGCGACAGGCAATCGTGTTCCTCAAATACAAGCCCATCTGA
- a CDS encoding DUF1565 domain-containing protein, producing MGRSGGRTGYKWSAGKPLQTGRFYGRLVLVSLLLGSGGATVLAQSINTNPPGSLTPQTQRFLYVDPVNGNDASNGTLQAPLRTITNALTRAQVGNIIQLQPGIYSSASGESFPIVMRPGVVIRGEESSRGNGIVITGGGGFTSPSFAGQNIAILGASQAELRGVTLTNTNRRGYALWVESSSPIVVNNTFTGSTHDGIFVTGNAAPTVLNNYFYRNGANGISIVGTSRPEVRQNVFQRTGFGVNVGQNASPLVAQNRIVENQDGVITQANARPVLRGNLIADNVRNGLVAITNALPDLGTPTEPGSNSFRNNGQRDIQNTTRGNTLVSVGNQLSAARLAGKVEQVATGQPVPEPNVPPIAVVPPAQASPTPLPSLPSRPTPTATLPIPTLRPSPASPVATLPPRPTATLPGAPIPIPTATAAPFPTSTPTAIPIPVPTFRPGPTPPVAVLPPITSPTLPSTPLPGQAPFTPSPSPTSSFPPLPQRPVPGPVGQIPTPRPLPSPQPLPSPQPLPSPAAPPVLPTVPVRQTPVSRPLPGPTGSEVRYRVVVPAASDSQRAQVRRVVSGAFTTSYNGQSAMQVGSFRDRVNADSLVEQLRQNGLTNATVEVISPK from the coding sequence ATGGGTAGGAGTGGGGGTAGGACGGGTTACAAATGGTCAGCAGGCAAACCACTACAAACAGGCCGCTTTTACGGTCGTTTGGTACTGGTGTCGCTGCTGCTGGGTAGTGGTGGCGCAACCGTCTTAGCCCAAAGTATCAATACCAACCCACCTGGTTCGCTTACCCCTCAGACCCAGCGCTTTCTCTACGTCGATCCGGTTAACGGTAACGATGCCAGTAACGGCACTTTGCAAGCGCCACTGCGCACGATTACCAACGCCCTGACCCGAGCCCAAGTGGGAAACATCATTCAGCTTCAGCCGGGGATTTACAGCAGCGCCAGCGGCGAGAGCTTTCCGATTGTGATGCGACCAGGTGTTGTTATTCGCGGTGAGGAGAGTAGCCGGGGCAATGGCATCGTAATTACAGGCGGGGGTGGCTTCACCAGCCCCAGCTTCGCCGGACAAAATATTGCCATCTTGGGAGCCAGTCAAGCTGAACTGCGCGGGGTCACTCTCACCAACACCAATCGACGCGGCTATGCACTGTGGGTAGAGTCGAGCAGCCCAATTGTGGTGAATAACACTTTCACTGGCAGCACCCATGACGGCATTTTTGTTACCGGCAACGCTGCTCCTACAGTGCTCAACAACTACTTTTACCGCAATGGCGCTAACGGCATTTCTATTGTCGGTACCTCTCGGCCAGAGGTTCGGCAAAACGTGTTTCAGCGGACTGGCTTTGGCGTTAATGTGGGCCAGAACGCTAGTCCCTTAGTTGCCCAGAACCGCATTGTCGAAAACCAGGATGGCGTGATTACGCAGGCGAATGCTCGTCCAGTCCTACGCGGTAACCTGATTGCCGATAACGTGCGCAACGGCCTAGTTGCAATCACCAATGCGCTACCCGATTTGGGTACCCCCACCGAGCCCGGTAGCAACAGCTTCCGCAACAACGGTCAGCGGGATATCCAGAACACGACCCGTGGTAATACCCTGGTCTCGGTAGGTAATCAGTTAAGCGCTGCCCGCCTAGCAGGCAAGGTAGAGCAGGTCGCGACCGGTCAGCCAGTGCCCGAGCCGAACGTGCCGCCAATTGCCGTTGTACCGCCTGCTCAGGCCTCACCTACGCCACTTCCCAGCTTGCCCTCACGTCCCACGCCCACGGCAACGCTGCCCATTCCCACGCTTCGCCCCAGCCCCGCCTCGCCTGTGGCAACGCTGCCACCACGGCCCACAGCGACTCTGCCAGGGGCACCAATTCCCATTCCTACGGCGACTGCCGCACCTTTTCCGACTTCCACGCCAACTGCCATTCCCATTCCGGTGCCCACTTTTCGACCGGGTCCTACGCCGCCCGTGGCAGTTCTGCCGCCAATAACCTCACCGACGCTGCCATCAACACCTCTACCAGGCCAGGCTCCCTTCACACCTAGCCCTTCTCCCACTAGCTCATTTCCGCCTCTACCGCAGCGACCCGTTCCGGGTCCGGTTGGGCAAATCCCTACGCCGCGTCCACTTCCTAGCCCACAACCTTTGCCTAGCCCGCAACCGCTACCCAGCCCCGCAGCCCCTCCAGTTTTACCCACTGTGCCAGTGCGTCAGACCCCAGTCTCGCGTCCTTTGCCAGGGCCAACGGGCTCAGAGGTTCGCTATCGAGTGGTGGTTCCAGCAGCCAGTGACAGCCAGCGGGCGCAGGTCCGTCGGGTAGTGTCAGGGGCATTTACGACCAGCTATAACGGTCAGTCAGCCATGCAGGTGGGAAGCTTCCGTGATCGGGTGAATGCTGACAGCTTAGTGGAACAACTTCGGCAGAATGGTCTAACTAATGCCACTGTTGAGGTCATTAGCCCTAAATAG
- a CDS encoding thiamine phosphate synthase, whose protein sequence is MPSAPAQLHHQAIKRILDANLDRAREGLRVVEEWCRFGLENAQLSQECKQLRAELAPWHTADLLAARDTAQDPGTGLSHAAEEERNSLEAVLRANLCRVQEAFRVLEEYGKLWQPRMGSHFKHLRYRVYILESALLGSNPVTNERLERLKAARLYLVTSPVDNPLAVVEAALQGGLPLVQYRHKTADDEVRLPLAQHLAQLCRQYGALFIVNDRVDLALAVDADGVHLGQQDMPVAIARQLLGPNRIIGQSTTNPSEMAKAIESGADYIGVGPIYETPTKVGKAATGLDYARYAAAKAPLPWYAIGGIDATNLPDVLAAGAERVAVVRAIMSAANPTEATRALLAQLTLNASPVPCPPTAPT, encoded by the coding sequence ATGCCATCAGCCCCAGCTCAGCTCCATCACCAAGCGATCAAGCGCATTCTGGATGCCAATCTAGATCGCGCCCGTGAGGGCTTGCGAGTGGTTGAGGAATGGTGTCGCTTTGGCTTGGAGAATGCCCAGCTCAGCCAGGAATGTAAACAGTTACGAGCGGAGCTAGCGCCCTGGCACACGGCAGACCTCCTAGCAGCCCGCGATACGGCTCAAGATCCAGGGACAGGGCTGTCCCATGCCGCTGAAGAGGAGCGCAATAGTCTAGAGGCTGTGCTGCGGGCCAATTTGTGCCGGGTTCAGGAGGCCTTCCGGGTTCTGGAGGAATACGGCAAGCTGTGGCAACCTCGGATGGGCAGTCACTTCAAGCACTTGCGCTACCGAGTCTACATCCTAGAAAGTGCCTTATTGGGTAGTAACCCGGTGACCAACGAACGGCTGGAGCGCCTGAAAGCAGCTCGTTTGTATCTAGTGACCTCTCCGGTTGACAACCCATTGGCCGTGGTGGAAGCGGCACTGCAGGGAGGATTGCCCCTGGTTCAGTACCGCCACAAAACTGCTGATGACGAAGTCCGGTTACCGTTAGCGCAGCACCTAGCTCAACTCTGCCGCCAATATGGGGCTCTGTTTATCGTTAATGATCGAGTTGATTTGGCGCTTGCTGTGGACGCAGACGGTGTGCACTTGGGCCAGCAGGATATGCCCGTTGCCATTGCGCGCCAACTGCTAGGGCCGAACCGAATTATTGGTCAGTCCACCACCAACCCCAGCGAAATGGCTAAAGCGATTGAATCCGGCGCTGACTACATCGGTGTGGGTCCAATCTATGAAACGCCCACTAAGGTGGGTAAGGCTGCCACTGGTCTAGACTATGCTCGCTATGCCGCCGCTAAAGCACCTCTGCCCTGGTACGCCATTGGCGGCATTGACGCAACTAACCTGCCGGATGTGCTGGCTGCCGGAGCTGAGCGGGTTGCGGTCGTACGGGCGATTATGAGCGCAGCCAATCCCACCGAAGCCACCCGCGCCCTGCTGGCGCAACTGACCTTGAATGCGAGTCCTGTTCCATGTCCTCCGACTGCTCCAACCTGA
- the thiS gene encoding sulfur carrier protein ThiS, with protein MSSDCSNLITLQVNGEPQTCAPQTLLPEFLTQLKLNPRLIAIEYNGEILHRQFWEQTQMQNGDRLEIVTVVGGG; from the coding sequence ATGTCCTCCGACTGCTCCAACCTGATTACCCTCCAGGTCAATGGCGAGCCCCAGACCTGTGCTCCTCAGACGCTACTGCCCGAATTTCTGACCCAACTCAAGCTCAACCCGCGCCTGATTGCGATTGAATACAATGGCGAGATTCTGCACCGTCAGTTCTGGGAGCAGACGCAGATGCAGAATGGCGACCGGCTAGAAATCGTGACAGTTGTCGGCGGAGGCTAA
- a CDS encoding protein phosphatase 2C domain-containing protein, with product MSSNEPIIYCPNPSCQSPNPQTHSFCQRCRTSLPHVYLWASIPSELADTAQHWETGSLLQDRYRVVGPQRLLDTRPSWMPQLPEELSDTLLTYLKLQPWRLHLPEVYGVLSEEVGEILLLEKSPLDERGELKPTLEQTWAGVSTLRKLAWLQQILALWTPLAQAGAATSLLWPENIRVDGPLVRLRELLFDDIEHPVSELQLVGLWSRWLAQSPVEQVPALQELCQSLTSGSLSIPEAQNKLDAILVNHARTVPLSIQIVGGTDTGPQRSQNEDTCYPNDRLGTSREIRLGIVCDGIGGHEGGEVASRQAVQTLRPQAQALITELDQENLTPPAVVAAQLDTMVRVVNNLIVGQNDSASREARQRMGTTLVMALAPASGVSQSSHELYITHVGDSRAYWISRDSCHQITVDDDVASREVRLGHALYREALQRSDAGALTQALGTRASDFLHPSVQRFILDDDCVILLCSDGLSDYDRVEQYWTETLRPILDQQLSLTEACTRLIELANTRNGHDNVSVVLIHAQLQPPKAIDPESLEDTLPRNSTTTQADADGVPTIREDPLAQGIDLGDVPTIREDPLPPHSTSEQAEPSVRLGQSTAAAQVAEVEPLSEPQPTLIPGHLVKQPELLPEPRGRWREATLAVLVLLALGLGLGGWWFSDRANQEQLRQLVQPSPVPTPEFSPLPTPAPSLEVPTPSQTPPAPTAPGLTSPAPASPGLVSPGPTAPAVPTDPTAPAVPSPAVPPS from the coding sequence ATGAGCAGCAATGAGCCGATCATCTACTGCCCCAACCCCAGTTGCCAGAGCCCTAATCCGCAGACCCATAGCTTCTGCCAGCGCTGCCGCACGTCGCTGCCGCATGTCTACCTGTGGGCCAGTATCCCTAGCGAGTTAGCCGATACTGCTCAGCACTGGGAAACGGGCAGCCTTTTACAAGACCGATATCGAGTTGTAGGGCCCCAACGGTTGCTCGATACTCGTCCCAGTTGGATGCCGCAATTGCCGGAGGAGCTGTCGGATACCCTCCTAACTTATCTCAAGCTTCAGCCCTGGCGATTACACTTGCCTGAGGTTTATGGTGTGTTGTCAGAGGAAGTGGGAGAAATTCTGCTTCTAGAGAAGAGCCCCCTAGATGAGCGGGGCGAACTCAAACCAACTCTAGAGCAAACCTGGGCAGGAGTTTCGACGCTGCGCAAGCTCGCCTGGTTGCAGCAGATTCTCGCGCTCTGGACACCTCTGGCCCAAGCAGGGGCAGCTACGAGCCTGCTCTGGCCTGAGAATATACGCGTGGATGGGCCATTGGTTCGGTTGCGGGAGTTGCTGTTTGACGATATCGAGCACCCCGTCTCCGAGCTGCAACTAGTCGGTCTGTGGTCCCGTTGGCTAGCACAATCGCCGGTGGAGCAAGTGCCTGCCCTACAAGAGCTATGCCAGTCTCTGACCTCTGGCAGTCTGAGCATTCCAGAGGCTCAGAACAAGTTAGATGCGATTTTAGTGAATCATGCCCGAACCGTCCCCCTGAGCATTCAGATTGTAGGTGGCACTGATACAGGCCCTCAGCGCTCTCAGAACGAAGATACCTGCTATCCCAATGACCGTTTGGGAACCAGCCGCGAAATTCGCCTGGGCATTGTCTGCGATGGCATCGGTGGGCATGAAGGCGGGGAAGTGGCGAGCCGTCAGGCTGTGCAAACGCTGCGCCCCCAAGCTCAGGCCCTGATCACCGAGCTAGACCAGGAGAACTTAACGCCTCCGGCTGTGGTTGCAGCCCAACTAGACACGATGGTGCGGGTGGTCAACAACCTGATTGTGGGCCAGAACGACAGTGCCAGCCGGGAGGCTCGCCAGCGGATGGGCACCACCTTGGTCATGGCTTTAGCCCCGGCGTCAGGAGTCAGCCAGAGCAGCCACGAGCTGTACATTACTCACGTGGGCGATAGTCGCGCCTACTGGATCAGCCGCGATAGCTGTCACCAAATTACTGTGGATGACGATGTTGCCTCGAGGGAAGTGCGTCTGGGGCATGCCCTGTACCGCGAGGCACTGCAACGGTCAGATGCCGGGGCTTTAACTCAAGCCTTAGGCACCCGAGCCTCTGATTTTCTACATCCCTCAGTGCAGCGCTTCATCCTAGATGACGACTGCGTGATTCTGTTGTGCTCTGACGGCCTCAGCGATTACGACCGGGTGGAGCAGTATTGGACTGAGACCCTGCGTCCGATTCTTGATCAGCAGCTCTCGCTTACTGAAGCCTGTACTCGCTTGATCGAGTTGGCCAATACCCGCAATGGTCATGACAACGTCTCGGTGGTGTTAATTCACGCTCAGTTACAGCCACCCAAAGCAATTGATCCTGAGTCTTTGGAAGATACACTGCCCCGGAACTCAACCACGACCCAAGCAGACGCGGATGGTGTCCCAACGATTCGTGAGGATCCGCTCGCTCAAGGCATAGATTTGGGTGACGTCCCAACGATTCGCGAGGATCCGCTTCCTCCACACTCAACGAGTGAACAGGCAGAACCTAGCGTTAGGTTGGGGCAATCCACTGCTGCGGCTCAAGTTGCCGAGGTTGAACCGCTCAGCGAGCCGCAACCCACGCTGATTCCCGGTCACTTGGTCAAGCAGCCTGAGCTTCTGCCGGAGCCACGGGGTCGTTGGCGAGAAGCGACACTGGCGGTGCTGGTATTGCTGGCTTTGGGTCTCGGCTTGGGCGGTTGGTGGTTCTCAGATCGTGCCAACCAGGAGCAACTGCGTCAGTTGGTACAACCATCGCCCGTACCAACGCCGGAGTTTAGTCCCTTACCAACCCCAGCACCATCTCTAGAGGTGCCTACACCGAGCCAAACACCCCCAGCGCCAACAGCACCGGGCTTGACCTCTCCTGCACCAGCGTCTCCAGGTCTGGTCTCACCAGGACCCACCGCGCCAGCAGTACCCACAGATCCCACAGCACCAGCAGTGCCTAGTCCAGCAGTGCCACCTTCTTGA